The sequence below is a genomic window from Cucumis melo cultivar AY chromosome 5, USDA_Cmelo_AY_1.0, whole genome shotgun sequence.
TTCATCCTCTGCTTTCTCCTCCAAACTCCTTTTACAACATATTATCTCCAACAACAATATCCCAAAACTATAAACATCCACCTTTTCTGTGATGGGGAGGCCTCTGAACCACTCTGGAGCTAAATATCCTTCGCTTTCTCTAATTGTCGTTGTCATCGGGGTGGTTCGAGCTTGATCTTTTTTCACAAGTTTGGCCAAGCCAAAGTCTGCAATCCGTGCGGTAAACGACTCGTCCAGAAGGATGTTTTGAGGCTTAATATCGCAATGAATGGTTCGAGAACTACACCCTTCGTGTAGATAACATAGTCCTCTGGCTGTCTCTAAAATAATTTGAATTCTGCTATGCCAATTTGGTTTCGAAGTCCCAAAAAGGAAATCTGCAAGAGACCCATTATGCATGAACTCATACACCAACATTCTGTGTTCTCCTTCATTGCAAAAGCCAAGCAATCGAACTAAGTTCTTGTGGTTTGTTCGAGCAATAGCACCCACTTTAGCGTTAAATTCTTGTTCTCCATCTGGAACCATATTATCGAACTTTTTAATAGCTACCAAGTAATTGTTGTTGTCAGAGTCAATAATCCCTTTATAAACAGTAGTAAAAGAGCCACGCCCCAAGTGTTGTATGAATCCACCTGTGGCATTGTTGAGCTCTTCATAGCTAAAGATCCTGAGATTCACACCTAAAATGAAAGGGTCTTTTTCAACCACATCTGATTTCCTTTTCCTGAAATGGTAACAAATGGATAATGTGAGAAGGAATAAGAGGAAGTTCAGAAAAAAAGAGCTCCCTAATAGAACTGATATAATGATTGTAGTTTTGTTCATTTGATTCTTTACTATATCACTAAGTTTGGAAGTAGAGTTTAGTTTCCTGACTTTGAGAAGAGATTTTATGCCAGCAACCTCAGGATCTATAAGCCCAAAAGCAAAAGGATATCTCTTCTTCCAACACTCACCATTTCTGAAAGCGGCAAGCACACAGACACAATCATTCAAACATTCGTTTCTACACCATTCCTCACTTACTGGGTTGAAATTGGCGTAATCACCTTGAGGCCAATTCGTATTTTCCATAGCAAAAAATTCGAAGTCATCAGTTTCAAGAAAGTATTGATCGCAACTCTGAGCAACAAAGTTGGGTTTACAACCCTTGATCTCATCATTTGGATCAATTAAGACGTAGCCTTGTGGACAAGAGCAAAATGGCCTTCGATCATCACCAAGCTTACAATAGCTATTAAATCCACAAACTCCACTTCCTGTACCATCACTGACCATAATACAGATGTTTACTGGGTCTGATACTTGAGTCCAAGCTTTAGGCATTGATGAATTACTTGTCGCTTTCGGATAAACATACAATCTAAAGATAGCATCGTGCTCAAGAATCGCCCGGAGGTAATAATTTTGTGGTGAAAGGGTATTGGGTACCACAGTTGTGAGAATGGTATTATTCTTTGAAATCACATAAATGGAACCAGTAAGGTTGAACACAAGCTGGAAGCCAGAGCCCGTAGTGTTACTTGCCCAGTAAGCTATGTTTGTTGTTTCAAAAGGGAATGCATTAGGTGAAAGCACAAGATCCCCATCTGTTTGCATCAAAAGTTGAAACCTTCCACTCTTATAATTGGTTTCTGAATAACGAGCAACAAGAGCTCCACCAATGTTCAAAGTTTGTGATGGTAAAATTGTATCAGTAGGCACATCAAAGCTTTGCCACAAAATTTCAGAATCAGTCGCAGCCAACACAAAGTTTCCACTATCAAGCATCGCAGCATAAGAAACGGATCTACTTGTATTTCCAGTGGAATTTGCAGTTGCCGTCCATATGTGATTGCCTCCAGGATCATTGAGCACAAGTTGGCCACCATTAGTAAATCGAACTGTGGACCCTTTAGGAACATATCACGATTAGCTGACCAAACCACAGTTTTTTCATCAATTTTGTCGAACCAAATGGCCAACAAAAACCCTTTACTTCCTGTTAAGAAAGTGCTTTAGGATTGAAACATGCTCATGTGTGTTTatctttgttaagttaatttagtccaagtttgttcctatttcttaggaattagtcattcatgatttgtaatcatggagaaagtctagggccatgttgattagtggagaaagtttagggtcatgatgttagtggagaaagtttagggtcatgatgttagtgggtagttatttttaagactttaaatactgtatttttctttgaatgtaatAGAAATGAATTTGCTTCAATTTGccattgcaatatttatttttactctagaaaataacaattggtatcagagctctcTTCTTAAGGGATCTGTGAGTGTGAGTTGTTGTGTCATGGACGCCATAACAAGTTCTAGTTTCACTTCAATTTTTCCATTGATATTTGATGGAGACAACTACCAAGTTTAGGCAGTTCGTATGGAAGCTTATATGGAAGCTTTGGATATTTGGGAAGCAGTGGAAGAGGATTATGAAATTCCTGCTCTTCCAGACAATCCTACCATGGCACAAATCAAAGcgcaaaaggagaagaagacaaagaaatccAAGGCAAAGGCATGTCTGTTTGCTGCAGTCTCATCTACTATCTTCACTAGAATTATGACTCTGAGATCAGCATATGAGATATGGAATTATCTCAAGTCAGAATATGAGGGAgatgaaagaatcaaaggaatgCGTGTGCTAAACTTGATTCGAGAATTCGAGTTGCAGAAGATGAAGGAAACAGAATCAATTAAAGAGTATTCTGTTAGGTTATTGGACATTGCAAACCAAATCAGATTACTTGGTTCTGTGTTCAAGGACTCAAGAATTGTAGAAAAAATTCTTGTATCAGTGCCTGAAAAATTTGAGGCATCTATTTCTGCCTTAGAAAATACCAAAGATTTGACTCAAATCACTCTTGCAGAGATACTCAATGCTTTGCAAGCGCAGGAACAAAGAAGAGCCATGAGGCAAGAAGGTGCTGTTGAAGGAGCCTTGCCAGCGAAGCATCATGAGAACGTTAGGaacaataagaagaagaagtttttcAAGAAGAATCAAATTTCTACTAGAGAATCTTCAACTTACAACAAAGCAGGAGTCAAGAAGGGATCCTATCCTCCCTGTTCACATTGCAATAAACAGGGTCATCCTCCTTTTAAATGCTGGAGGAGACCAAACGCCAAGTGCACCAAATGTAACCAAATGGGGCATGAAGCTGTAATTTGCAGGAACAATAATCAACAACAAGGTGTAGAGGCCAAAATTGCTTatcaggaggaggaggaggatcaATTGTTTGTGGCAACATGCTTCGTGGGTGGTGAGTCAAATGAAAGCTGGCTGATTGACAGTGGATGTACCAACCATATGACTCATGACAAGGAGTTGTTTAAAGATCTGAAGCCAACAAATATCACCAAAGTCAGAATTGGCGATGGAGACTACATCTCAGTCAAAGGAAAGGGGACTATTGCGATTGCCAGTTGTAAAGGTACAAAACATATACAGGATGTTCTTTTTGTACCTGACATTAACCAAAATTTGTTGAGTGTGGGTCAACTTATTGAAAAAGGTTTTAAAgttacttttgaaaatgaatattgCTTGATTAAGGATGCAGCAAATCAAgatattttcaaagtaaaaatgaaaggaaaaagtttttcacttAATCCTTTAGAGGAGGAGCAATTTGTTTTTTCTCTCAAAGAATATGAAACATAGCTTTGGCACAAAAGAGTCGGtcactatcatcatcaagggCTGCTACAACTAACGGAGTTGGCACTTGATTTTCCCAAGCT
It includes:
- the LOC127149476 gene encoding G-type lectin S-receptor-like serine/threonine-protein kinase LECRK3, translating into MLDSGNFVLAATDSEILWQSFDVPTDTILPSQTLNIGGALVARYSETNYKSGRFQLLMQTDGDLVLSPNAFPFETTNIAYWASNTTGSGFQLVFNLTGSIYVISKNNTILTTVVPNTLSPQNYYLRAILEHDAIFRLYVYPKATSNSSMPKAWTQVSDPVNICIMVSDGTGSGVCGFNSYCKLGDDRRPFCSCPQGYVLIDPNDEIKGCKPNFVAQSCDQYFLETDDFEFFAMENTNWPQGDYANFNPVSEEWCRNECLNDCVCVLAAFRNGECWKKRYPFAFGLIDPEVAGIKSLLKVRKLNSTSKLSDIVKNQMNKTTIIISVLLGSSFFLNFLLFLLTLSICYHFRKRKSDVVEKDPFILGVNLRIFSYEELNNATGGFIQHLGRGSFTTVYKGIIDSDNNNYLVAIKKFDNMVPDGEQEFNAKVGAIARTNHKNLVRLLGFCNEGEHRMLVYEFMHNGSLADFLFGTSKPNWHSRIQIILETARGLCYLHEGCSSRTIHCDIKPQNILLDESFTARIADFGLAKLVKKDQARTTPMTTTIRESEGYLAPEWFRGLPITEKVDVYSFGILLLEIICCKRSLEEKAEDEKQKVLTDWAYECFKEMKVEMLVEKDEEAKMELERVKKFVMIAIWCIQEEPSLRPTMKKVLQMMEEMKVEMLVENDEEARMDLKRVKKFVMIAIWCIQKEPSLRLTMKKVLQMLEGAIEVSFPSDPSSFMSSSTTI